The genomic region GAATCGCGAACAGCGACAGCAGCAGCGTCGGCCAGGCGTCGGCGAACAGCGGCTGCACGTCGCGCAGCGCGAAGTCGAAGCCGTTCTTGGGCGTGTTCAGGTGAGCGTAGACGGTGTTCAGCAGGTATGCGCCGCCGCTCGCCACCTCCAGCACGCCCACGACCACGCCGACGAGCACGGCCCAGATCGCCCCGAACCGCAGCGCCGACCGCCAGCGGCCGGTCAACGCCAGCCAGATAACGGCGGCGGCCGGCAGCGCGACGGCGGTCTGCTTGGTGAAGAACGCCAGCGCGGCCACGCCCGCCGCCACGCCGACGAGCCTCGGGCTGGTCAGGAGCAGCAGCAGCGCGCCCAGTGACAGGCCGACGGCCGGCAGATCAGGCCGGGCCGAGAAGCCCCATTCGTCGAGGAACGGAAGGCCGAGGAAGAGCCCCGCGCCGGCCAGCCCGGCCAGCTTGCTGGCCCCTGCACGGCGCGCCGCGAGCCAGATCAGCCCGACACAGGCCAGGCTCGTCGCCAGCGTCAGGGACCGCGCGACGGCCGTCGTCTCCAGGACCGAGAGGCCGAGCGCCCGCCCGATGGTCCCCGCCACCAGCGGCTGGACCGGCGGATACGGCGTGATGACGTGCGGGAAGACCTGGAAGTTCTGGTAGAGCGGCAGGCCATCCCGCACCCGCACGATGGCGGCGATGGTCGCGCCCTCTGGGTGCGTCACCGGCCACGCCACCCCGACCGTCTCCGCACCGGCCTGCACGAACAACGCCGACAGCACCAGCCCGGTCAGCACCACGCACCACG from Chloroflexota bacterium harbors:
- a CDS encoding glycosyltransferase family 39 protein, yielding MTPATDRAATVERQPANRSGPGAASRSRAVWLLGRLAAWCVVLTGLVLSALFVQAGAETVGVAWPVTHPEGATIAAIVRVRDGLPLYQNFQVFPHVITPYPPVQPLVAGTIGRALGLSVLETTAVARSLTLATSLACVGLIWLAARRAGASKLAGLAGAGLFLGLPFLDEWGFSARPDLPAVGLSLGALLLLLTSPRLVGVAAGVAALAFFTKQTAVALPAAAVIWLALTGRWRSALRFGAIWAVLVGVVVGVLEVASGGAYLLNTVYAHLNTPKNGFDFALRDVQPLFADAWPTLLLSLFAI